In Kitasatospora gansuensis, a genomic segment contains:
- a CDS encoding polymorphic toxin-type HINT domain-containing protein — protein MTLFSLLAVVATMIVTPPAEAWAAKRPHGKVWTPKNTPLGAGSASVKGKDLKPAQVQAPKFPVPKDWQPSAPAPHTGSATLDLGADSAKAGKQAGELPVALAPAQQGSAHSVKVDVLGAADRPLVALTDADPVAGAAGQGVKVAIDLKALQGSGWSDRARLVALPACALTTPDADECKQQTPVASTLNPATGVLSAEVTLPSAVASKAAAPTTSGTSVVRASFVEAPSAAAAPMVLAAAAAPAGSMGGYAASPLAPSAAWQSGSSMGNFTYSYPIQTPASLGGSAPQVSLSYDSSAIDGKTSSTNAQSSWAGEGWDYQPGFIERSYKNCDRAGITNSGDNCWAGQNATMNLGGHSGTLVRDDATGTWHIQGDDGSKIEQLTGAANEARNGEFWRVTTTDGVQYYFGQNHLPGGDHSDPATGSVAYQPVYSPNSGDDCYSASTGKASWCQEGWRWNLDYVVDPHQNLITFNYQQDLNYYNRGGAQNNGNGTLTPYVRAIELTQISYGQRLPEQLSAHGTVKPAARVLFSTAERCIPNGSITCTTAQRTIANQSSWPDTPLDQNCASTGTCTNYSPTFWSPLRLSKIDTQVLVGASYTTVDSWTLKHSFPDPGDGTKPSLWLSSVQRTGSNGQSATALPQVSFTPREMANRVDGLVPAAPQFNRPRMQQITTETGGQINVVYADPACSRVNNTMPSSEDGNTMACMPVKWYPPGSSGTDPVNDWFNKVLVTAVTEQDAVTGALIKSTNYSYGGGAAWHRNDSDAIDPKTRTWDQFRGYQTVTTTTGSGNAGEAPKTQQVTTYLRGMNGDALSGGGTRNVSTSFTPYPGATPVTATDDKWRTGTALGSQSFDKAGGSVLAATATTTTGDVVTATHKQSGGMPDLVARYGTTSTTGLTYGKLADGSWRTTTQVTTTDPAKGNRVLTQDDKGDGTAATPETCNTTSYATSTNPLILTLQSGQRTVAGPCGTAPNAGNTLTDTRTLYDGLPFGQAGALGDPTNSQVIDSYDGTGKAQYATLTTAGFDAYGRVVSSAGPDGKATSTAFAPATGAIPTKITLTGPMGATWATSQTFDPGRSQPLVASDANGRTTTEQYDALGRLVAVWQPDRATDLGANYKFSYSVNGVSAPSVVTSQWLREDNSYSSKTELYDGLGRLRQSQTTTPTGSVGRLISDQAYDSHGWAIKSSEPYYDSANSPNGTIFAPQDAQVPAQTWMTYDGLGRPVTSAFMSYGQQQWTSSVSYPGADRTDSVPPQGAAPSSVFTDGRGQTTAVWQYKTPTATGVAADANITTYSYTAAGQPQNRTDSSGNTWSYTYDLRGRQTSVADPDSGKTETSYDSNSRVASTKDAKGNVLAYSYDLLGRKTGLYANTVAPANQLASWNYDTLAKGRLTSATRYVNGASGSAYTRSVTGYDTAYRPLGTSVSIPAIEGSLAGTYTSTNAYTPVLGLLDHTNLPAMGGLPAEEVDYLYSITGALVASGGNSTLVTDVQYDAMGRPTRTTVGDWGKQVVSTQQYDWATGRVVNSFLDRQTGTTSLDQTSYTYNPAGQITSITDLQNATATDAQCFTYDYLGRLTNAWTDTGGTNTRATGTWTDSSGTVHGSGSAQSVPGIGSCKNSTGPAVTAGKPSVGGPAPYWQSYSYDATGNRTQLVQHDVNGVTANDITTTQTFGAPKSVNTPTNAQNTGGGTGGPHSLLTSSVKSASGTAVATFQYDAIGNTTSVTDTSGTATLSWDGEDKLASVAKSGQTPGTSYLYDADGNQLIRRDPGKTTLNLGSDELVLDTTSPTGSTTDVRYYAAPGGLTITRVTAATGGGQLVYHAADPHGTNGVQISTDATQAVTRRPTDPFGNARGAAVDPASWAGDKGFIGGTLDTATGLTNLGAREYDPVHGRFLNPDPLLAADNPQQWNGYSYSGNDPVNSSDPSGLMQTCGEGGAACYGPSPTSSPFSATGGGGFVDSCSVNPTLAPCAPKSTATSGGNGNGGGGNGGGHATGGGSKKKSGGVSGWFKNAAKSVVHTVVKAVEEHPIITAMIVTAIVVGAAACIIATAGGCAAVLVAAGEAALAGAEMGGVAGAITGAAVGATVEGGMALGAAGLASLGAGAAVAAKELTTAESTVAARTTQPLAKEATESSKGARPASSSSGGSKPGCNSFQAGVLVLLADGTSKSIEQLTTADQVVATDPQTGDTAAKQVTATITTPDDKEFTDLTLTSTAGPRAPPVAITSTQHHPYWDITTQRWTDAADLNPGDHLRAADGTELTVRTVTNYDTRAQTAYNLTVADLHTYYVLAGTTPVLVHNCGSNFKPGEDDIHYNKHVLGVMKNGKSKEGGPDMPEYLDKADYLAGARGLLDGPAKRGVLEGRRGTDTLRFDTSTGAFGVKTEDGIMRTFFRPGGDGEAYFRGTDGLIPINF, from the coding sequence GTGACGTTGTTCAGCCTGCTGGCCGTGGTCGCGACCATGATCGTGACACCACCGGCAGAAGCCTGGGCCGCGAAGCGGCCGCACGGCAAGGTCTGGACGCCCAAGAACACGCCGCTGGGTGCCGGTTCGGCGTCCGTGAAGGGCAAGGACCTCAAACCGGCACAGGTTCAAGCGCCGAAGTTTCCTGTGCCCAAGGACTGGCAGCCGTCGGCTCCAGCGCCACACACCGGCTCGGCCACTCTGGACCTGGGCGCCGACTCCGCCAAGGCCGGGAAGCAGGCCGGCGAACTGCCGGTCGCACTGGCCCCGGCTCAGCAGGGTTCGGCACACAGCGTCAAGGTCGATGTCCTCGGCGCGGCCGACAGGCCGCTGGTCGCGCTGACTGATGCCGACCCGGTGGCCGGCGCTGCCGGACAGGGCGTCAAGGTCGCGATCGACCTGAAGGCCCTTCAGGGATCCGGCTGGTCCGACCGCGCTCGCCTGGTCGCGCTGCCCGCCTGCGCGCTGACCACGCCCGACGCGGACGAGTGCAAGCAGCAGACTCCCGTCGCCTCCACGCTCAACCCCGCAACCGGCGTGCTCAGCGCGGAGGTCACGCTCCCCTCCGCTGTCGCCAGCAAGGCGGCCGCACCGACGACTTCGGGCACTTCGGTGGTCCGGGCATCATTCGTCGAAGCCCCCTCCGCTGCCGCCGCACCGATGGTGCTCGCCGCGGCCGCCGCCCCGGCCGGTTCGATGGGCGGCTACGCGGCCTCACCGCTGGCACCGTCCGCCGCCTGGCAGTCCGGGTCGAGCATGGGCAACTTCACCTACTCGTACCCGATCCAGACCCCCGCCTCGCTGGGCGGGAGCGCCCCGCAGGTCTCGCTCTCGTACGACTCCTCGGCGATCGACGGCAAGACGTCCTCGACCAACGCCCAGTCCTCCTGGGCGGGTGAGGGCTGGGACTACCAGCCGGGCTTCATCGAGCGCTCGTACAAGAACTGCGACCGCGCCGGCATCACCAACTCCGGTGACAACTGCTGGGCGGGCCAGAACGCGACCATGAACCTGGGCGGCCACTCCGGCACCCTGGTCCGTGACGACGCCACCGGCACCTGGCACATCCAGGGCGACGACGGCTCGAAGATCGAGCAGCTCACCGGCGCCGCCAACGAGGCCCGCAACGGCGAGTTCTGGCGCGTCACCACCACCGACGGCGTGCAGTACTACTTCGGGCAGAACCACCTGCCCGGCGGCGACCACAGCGACCCGGCCACCGGCTCGGTCGCCTACCAGCCGGTCTACTCGCCCAACAGCGGTGACGACTGCTACAGCGCGAGCACTGGAAAGGCCTCCTGGTGTCAGGAAGGCTGGCGCTGGAACCTCGACTACGTCGTCGACCCGCACCAGAACCTGATCACCTTCAACTACCAGCAGGACCTCAACTACTACAACCGCGGCGGCGCCCAGAACAACGGCAACGGCACCCTCACGCCGTACGTCCGCGCGATCGAGCTGACCCAGATCTCGTACGGCCAGCGGCTGCCCGAGCAGCTCTCGGCGCACGGCACCGTCAAGCCCGCCGCCAGGGTGCTCTTCAGCACGGCCGAACGCTGCATCCCCAATGGCAGCATCACCTGCACCACCGCTCAGCGGACCATAGCCAACCAGTCCTCCTGGCCCGACACCCCGCTCGACCAGAACTGCGCCTCGACCGGCACCTGCACCAACTACTCGCCGACCTTCTGGTCCCCGCTGCGACTGTCCAAGATCGACACCCAGGTGCTGGTCGGGGCCTCCTACACCACCGTCGACAGCTGGACCCTGAAGCACTCCTTCCCGGACCCGGGCGACGGCACCAAGCCCTCCCTGTGGCTCTCCTCCGTTCAGCGCACCGGCAGCAACGGCCAGAGCGCGACCGCTCTGCCGCAGGTCTCCTTCACCCCACGGGAGATGGCCAACCGCGTCGACGGCCTCGTTCCGGCGGCACCGCAGTTCAACCGGCCGCGGATGCAGCAGATCACCACCGAGACCGGCGGCCAGATCAACGTGGTCTACGCCGACCCGGCCTGCTCGCGGGTGAACAACACCATGCCGTCCTCCGAGGACGGCAACACGATGGCCTGCATGCCCGTCAAGTGGTACCCGCCGGGCAGCTCGGGCACGGACCCGGTGAACGACTGGTTCAACAAGGTCCTGGTGACGGCCGTGACCGAGCAGGACGCCGTCACCGGTGCCCTGATCAAGTCGACCAACTACAGCTACGGCGGCGGTGCGGCCTGGCACCGCAACGACAGCGACGCGATCGACCCCAAGACCCGTACCTGGGACCAGTTCCGCGGCTACCAGACGGTGACCACCACCACCGGCAGCGGCAATGCCGGCGAGGCCCCGAAGACCCAGCAGGTCACCACCTACCTGCGCGGCATGAACGGTGACGCGCTGTCAGGCGGCGGCACCCGGAATGTCTCCACCTCCTTCACGCCCTACCCGGGCGCAACTCCGGTCACCGCTACGGACGACAAGTGGCGTACCGGAACGGCGCTGGGCAGCCAGTCCTTCGACAAGGCGGGCGGCTCGGTCCTCGCGGCGACCGCCACCACCACGACCGGCGATGTGGTCACCGCGACCCACAAGCAGTCCGGCGGCATGCCCGATCTGGTGGCCCGCTACGGCACCACCAGCACCACCGGCCTGACCTACGGCAAGCTGGCCGACGGCTCGTGGCGGACCACCACCCAGGTCACGACCACCGATCCGGCCAAGGGCAACCGCGTACTGACCCAGGACGACAAGGGCGACGGCACTGCCGCCACCCCCGAGACCTGCAACACCACCAGCTACGCGACCAGCACCAACCCGCTGATCCTCACCCTGCAGTCCGGCCAGCGCACCGTCGCCGGCCCCTGCGGCACCGCGCCGAACGCCGGCAACACGCTGACCGATACCCGGACCCTGTACGACGGCTTGCCCTTCGGCCAGGCCGGTGCTCTCGGTGACCCGACCAACTCCCAGGTGATCGACTCCTACGACGGCACGGGCAAGGCCCAGTACGCCACCCTGACCACCGCCGGCTTCGACGCTTACGGACGCGTCGTCTCCTCGGCGGGTCCGGACGGCAAGGCCACCAGCACCGCCTTCGCGCCGGCCACCGGCGCGATCCCCACCAAGATCACACTCACCGGTCCGATGGGCGCCACCTGGGCAACCTCGCAGACCTTCGACCCCGGTCGCAGCCAGCCCCTGGTGGCCTCCGACGCCAACGGCCGCACCACCACCGAGCAGTACGACGCGCTCGGCCGGCTGGTCGCGGTCTGGCAGCCCGATCGGGCGACCGATCTCGGTGCGAACTACAAGTTCTCCTACTCCGTCAACGGCGTGAGCGCACCGTCCGTGGTCACCAGTCAGTGGCTGCGCGAGGACAACTCGTACTCCAGCAAGACCGAGCTCTACGACGGTCTCGGCCGCCTGCGCCAGTCGCAGACCACCACACCGACCGGCTCCGTGGGCCGCCTGATCAGCGACCAGGCGTACGACTCGCACGGCTGGGCGATCAAGTCCTCCGAGCCCTACTACGACAGTGCCAACTCCCCGAACGGGACCATCTTCGCGCCGCAGGACGCTCAGGTGCCGGCCCAGACGTGGATGACGTACGACGGTCTCGGCCGTCCGGTCACCAGCGCTTTCATGTCCTACGGCCAGCAGCAGTGGACGTCCTCCGTCTCCTACCCCGGTGCGGACCGCACCGATTCCGTCCCGCCGCAGGGCGCCGCGCCGAGCAGTGTCTTCACGGACGGGCGCGGCCAGACAACGGCCGTGTGGCAGTACAAGACGCCCACCGCGACCGGCGTGGCAGCCGACGCCAACATCACCACCTACAGCTACACCGCGGCGGGCCAGCCGCAGAACCGCACCGACTCCTCGGGCAACACCTGGTCCTACACCTACGACCTGCGAGGCCGTCAGACCTCGGTGGCCGACCCGGACTCCGGGAAGACCGAGACCAGCTACGACTCCAACTCGCGGGTGGCCTCCACCAAGGACGCCAAGGGCAACGTCCTCGCCTACAGCTACGACCTGCTGGGCCGAAAGACCGGCCTCTACGCGAACACTGTGGCACCCGCGAACCAGCTGGCCAGTTGGAACTACGACACCCTGGCGAAGGGCCGGCTGACGTCCGCGACCCGCTACGTCAACGGTGCGAGCGGATCGGCTTACACCCGGTCCGTCACCGGCTACGACACCGCCTACCGTCCGCTGGGCACCAGCGTGAGCATCCCGGCGATAGAGGGCTCCCTCGCCGGCACCTACACCAGCACCAACGCCTACACCCCGGTGCTCGGCCTGCTTGACCACACCAACCTTCCGGCGATGGGCGGCCTGCCGGCCGAGGAGGTCGACTACCTCTACTCCATCACCGGTGCACTGGTGGCCTCCGGCGGCAACAGCACCCTGGTGACCGACGTCCAGTACGACGCCATGGGGCGGCCCACCCGCACCACCGTCGGTGACTGGGGCAAGCAGGTCGTCTCCACCCAGCAGTACGACTGGGCGACCGGACGGGTCGTCAACTCCTTCCTGGACCGCCAGACCGGCACCACCTCGCTCGACCAGACCTCCTACACCTACAACCCGGCCGGCCAGATCACCTCGATCACCGACCTGCAGAACGCCACCGCTACCGACGCCCAGTGCTTCACCTACGACTACCTGGGCCGACTGACCAACGCCTGGACGGACACCGGCGGCACCAACACCCGGGCCACCGGCACCTGGACGGACTCCTCCGGCACCGTTCACGGCAGTGGCTCCGCCCAGTCCGTGCCCGGAATCGGAAGCTGCAAGAACTCCACCGGCCCCGCCGTCACGGCAGGCAAGCCCAGCGTGGGCGGCCCCGCCCCCTACTGGCAGAGCTACTCCTACGACGCGACGGGCAACCGCACCCAGCTCGTGCAGCACGATGTCAACGGCGTGACCGCCAACGACATCACCACCACGCAGACGTTCGGCGCGCCGAAGTCGGTCAACACTCCGACCAACGCCCAGAACACCGGTGGCGGCACCGGCGGCCCGCACTCGCTGCTGACCTCCTCGGTGAAGTCCGCGAGCGGCACCGCGGTCGCCACTTTCCAGTACGACGCGATCGGCAACACCACCTCCGTCACCGACACCAGCGGCACCGCCACGCTCAGCTGGGACGGCGAGGACAAGCTCGCCTCGGTTGCCAAGTCCGGTCAGACGCCCGGGACTTCGTACCTCTACGACGCCGACGGCAACCAGCTGATCCGGCGTGACCCGGGCAAGACCACCCTCAACCTCGGCTCGGACGAGCTCGTCCTTGACACCACGTCCCCGACCGGGAGCACGACGGACGTCCGGTACTACGCCGCCCCTGGCGGTCTGACCATCACCCGGGTGACCGCGGCCACCGGCGGCGGGCAGCTGGTTTACCACGCAGCAGACCCGCACGGCACCAACGGCGTACAGATCAGTACCGACGCCACGCAGGCCGTCACCCGTCGGCCGACCGACCCGTTCGGCAACGCCCGTGGCGCTGCGGTCGATCCGGCCAGCTGGGCCGGCGACAAGGGCTTCATCGGCGGAACCCTGGACACCGCGACCGGACTGACCAACCTCGGAGCACGCGAATACGACCCGGTCCACGGGCGATTCCTCAACCCCGACCCTCTGCTGGCGGCGGACAACCCCCAGCAGTGGAACGGCTACTCCTACAGCGGCAACGACCCGGTCAACAGCAGTGACCCCAGCGGTCTGATGCAGACCTGCGGCGAGGGCGGTGCAGCCTGCTACGGCCCGTCCCCGACCAGCAGCCCGTTCTCGGCAACAGGCGGCGGCGGATTCGTCGACTCGTGCAGCGTCAACCCCACACTGGCGCCCTGCGCGCCGAAGTCCACCGCGACCAGCGGCGGCAACGGCAACGGTGGCGGCGGTAACGGCGGTGGTCACGCCACCGGCGGCGGGAGCAAGAAGAAGAGCGGAGGAGTCAGCGGCTGGTTCAAGAACGCCGCGAAGAGCGTCGTGCACACTGTCGTCAAGGCCGTGGAGGAACACCCGATCATCACAGCGATGATCGTCACGGCGATCGTCGTCGGTGCGGCAGCCTGCATCATCGCCACCGCCGGTGGCTGCGCCGCCGTACTGGTGGCCGCAGGTGAAGCCGCGCTTGCCGGAGCCGAGATGGGCGGTGTGGCCGGTGCGATCACCGGCGCGGCCGTCGGTGCCACCGTCGAAGGTGGCATGGCGCTCGGCGCGGCCGGCCTCGCGTCGCTTGGTGCCGGCGCAGCCGTAGCAGCCAAGGAGCTGACGACCGCCGAGTCCACCGTCGCGGCGCGCACCACCCAGCCGCTCGCCAAGGAGGCCACCGAGTCGAGCAAGGGTGCCCGGCCGGCGAGCAGCAGCAGCGGCGGAAGCAAGCCGGGCTGCAACAGCTTCCAGGCCGGCGTCCTGGTCCTCCTCGCGGACGGCACCAGCAAGTCGATCGAGCAGCTCACCACCGCCGACCAGGTGGTTGCGACCGATCCGCAGACCGGCGACACCGCCGCCAAGCAGGTCACCGCAACCATCACCACCCCGGACGACAAGGAGTTCACGGACCTCACCCTGACCTCCACGGCAGGCCCCCGCGCCCCGCCGGTCGCCATCACCTCCACCCAGCACCACCCCTACTGGGACATCACCACCCAGCGCTGGACCGACGCCGCCGACCTCAACCCCGGCGACCACCTCCGCGCAGCAGACGGCACCGAACTCACCGTCCGCACCGTTACCAACTACGACACCCGGGCGCAGACCGCCTACAACCTCACCGTCGCGGACCTGCACACCTACTATGTTCTCGCCGGAACGACACCGGTCCTGGTTCACAACTGCGGATCAAACTTCAAGCCCGGCGAAGATGACATCCACTACAACAAGCACGTTCTTGGCGTAATGAAGAACGGGAAGTCCAAGGAAGGCGGTCCGGATATGCCTGAATATCTCGACAAGGCCGACTACCTGGCCGGTGCGCGAGGATTGCTCGATGGGCCCGCCAAAAGGGGTGTCCTGGAAGGGAGGCGGGGCACCGATACGCTCCGATTCGATACCTCCACTGGCGCTTTCGGCGTGAAGACCGAGGACGGCATCATGCGAACCTTCTTTCGGCCCGGCGGCGATGGTGAAGCGTATTTCCGGGGAACTGATGGACTGATCCCAATTAACTTCTGA